A region of Toxorhynchites rutilus septentrionalis strain SRP chromosome 1, ASM2978413v1, whole genome shotgun sequence DNA encodes the following proteins:
- the LOC129761717 gene encoding xaa-Pro aminopeptidase 2 isoform X2: MMMEWKLASTFLIASTLLAAIPGTVANSPRPARRAKCVNRDRIQVYDGHDSMLHQRLTTLRNEMRTRPSTQSVEVDAYLVTPYDEHMSDHLMESDQRLQFISGFTGKNAQAVVTLKSAALWVDPRYYDQAEYELNCDWRIFRNDDRPNLAEWISGELKPESKVGADPQLVPHSFWITLERQLNSEFIKLVKINRNLIDLVWGPNRPAPKLNSLKVHPLRFAGERWESKVNKLRSNFTSHRCDAMIVTSLTEIAYILNLRGSDIPYTPVFKAYLLVSNREIILYTNKTRISMGLINHLKSHNCHNEYCVSIKEYEDVRRDLQTLSQHWKRILVPSAVVFDLGASEAIHSALPRGLVLDKPSPIIFLRAQKNEIEKEGMKKAHIRDGVAMCEVLSFLESRFLAGDTFTELLLAREIDRSRKIQNLSEGTSFETIVAFGSHSAIPHYTPSNLTDFEITEHNTLLIDSGGQYQDGTTDVSRTIHLGEPSPEQIRAYTNVLIGMIRLSVLIFPENLQPAELDALARGPVWGEMNDYPHGTGHGIGSYLSVHESPINVAYTTKQRYGFKEGYFFSNGLRWCLQY; encoded by the exons cCTCAACGCTCTTGGCAGCGATTCCAGGGACGGTTGCCAATTCGCCGAGACCAGCTAGGAGAGCCAAATGTGTAAATCGAGATCGTATACAG GTTTACGACGGTCATGATAGCATGCTGCATCAGAGGCTAACGACGCTGCGCAATGAGATGCGTACAAGGCCATCGACCCAGAGTGTAGAGGTGGATGCCTACTTGGTGACTCCCTACGATGAGCATATGTCCGATCACCTAATGGAGTCGGATCAGCGGTTACAGTTCATCAGTGGTTTCACAGGGAAAAATGCGCAAGCTGTCGTTACACTCAAATCAGCTGCACTGTGGGTCGATCCCCGATACTACGATCAGGCAGAATATGAACTTAACTGCGATTGGAGAATCTTCCGTAACGATGATCGACCGAATCTGGCGGAGTGGATATCG GGAGAATTGAAACCAGAGTCTAAGGTGGGTGCCGATCCTCAATTAGTTCCACATTCTTTCTGGATCACCCTGGAACGTCAGCTCAACTCGGAGTTCATCAAACTGGTTAAAATAAACAGGAATCTGATCGATTTAGTGTGGGGCCCGAATCGCCCCGCACCAAAGCTCAATTCGCTGAAGGTTCATCCGTTACGGTTCGCTGGagaacgatgggagagcaaagtGAACAAACTCCGCTCGAACTTCACATCACATCGTTGCGATGCCATGATTGTAACCTCCTTGACTGAAATTGCGTACATTCTGAATCTACGTGGTAGCGACATTCCATACACACCGGTGTTTAAAGCATATCTGCTAGTTAGCAATCGAGAAATCATCCTCTACACCAACAAAACCCGAATTAGTATGGGTCTgattaaccatttgaagtccCACAACTGCCATAACGAATATTGTGTTTC AATCAAAGAGTATGAAGATGTGCGGCGAGACCTTCAAACGCTGTCTCAACACTGGAAACGAATTCTCGTTCCATCGGCAGTTGTTTTTGACCTGGGAGCGTCGGAAGCAATTCATTCCGCTCTTCCACGGGGCCTTGTTTTGGATAAACCTTCGCCGATTATTTTCCTCCGTGCCCAGAAGAATGAGATCGAGAAGGAGGGTATGAAGAAGGCACACATCCGCGATGGAGTCGCGATGTGTGAAGTGTTGAGTTTTCTGGAAAGTCGG TTTCTCGCAGGCGATACCTTCACCGAGCTTTTGCTCGCTCGTGAAATTGATCGCAGTCGAAAAATCCAAAACCTTTCCGAGGGAACATCCTTCGAGACTATCGTGGCTTTTGGTTCCCATAGCGCAATTCCACACTACACGCCGAGTAATTTAACCGACTTCGAAATAACCGAGCACAACACGCTGCTAATCGATTCCGGTGGTCAATATCAGGATGGAACTACCGACGTGAGCAGGACGATTCATTTGGGCGAACCATCACCAGAGCAGATCCGAGCGTACACAAACGTTCTGATTGGGATGATTCGACTCTCGGTGCTGATCTTCCCGGAAAACTTGCAACCTGCCGAGTTGGATGCCCTGGCTAGGGGACCAGTTTGGGGAGAAATGAATGATTATCCACACGGTACGGGTCACGGAATTGGTTCATATCTTTCCGTACATGAAT CTCCGATCAATGTTGCGTATACGACGAAGCAACGTTATGGTTTCAAGGAAGGGTATTTCTTCTCAAATG GGCTGCGTTGGTGCCTTCAATATTGA